In one window of Leptolyngbya sp. CCY15150 DNA:
- a CDS encoding IS982 family transposase — protein MSSLEELFCSIDDFCQRFEPQWRKTLLAQGGQSRQRTRSLALSEIMTILVAFHHQCYRNFKAYYLKHVHPYWKNAFPGLVSYSRFVEFIPSALVPLCVYLKHCFGQCTGISFIDSTAIKVCHNRRISRHRVFAKLAARGKTSVDWFLGFKLHLVVNEQGELLNVTLTPGNTDDRKPVPDLLKDLFGKVFADRGYVSQALVQKLFEDYGIEFVARPKRRMKNHLMRLSDKLLARKRAIIETVIDQLKNISQIEHSRHRSPVNFTVNLLCGLIAYCHQPKKPSLKFDFALPQSA, from the coding sequence GATGATTTCTGCCAACGCTTTGAACCCCAATGGCGTAAAACGCTCCTTGCCCAAGGTGGTCAATCCAGGCAACGGACTCGTTCTCTTGCTCTGAGCGAGATCATGACGATTCTGGTTGCCTTTCATCACCAGTGCTATCGCAACTTCAAGGCTTACTATCTCAAGCACGTCCATCCATACTGGAAGAATGCCTTTCCCGGACTGGTGAGCTATTCCCGCTTTGTTGAATTCATCCCCTCCGCCTTGGTGCCACTATGCGTTTACCTCAAGCATTGTTTTGGTCAATGCACAGGTATCAGCTTCATCGATAGCACCGCTATCAAAGTTTGCCATAATCGTCGGATTTCTCGGCACCGAGTCTTTGCCAAGCTGGCGGCTCGCGGCAAAACCTCGGTGGACTGGTTCTTGGGGTTCAAGCTGCATCTGGTGGTCAATGAGCAGGGGGAACTGCTCAACGTCACCCTCACCCCTGGCAATACCGATGACCGTAAGCCCGTACCCGATCTGCTTAAAGACCTATTTGGCAAGGTGTTTGCCGACCGAGGTTACGTCTCACAAGCTTTGGTCCAGAAGCTGTTCGAGGACTATGGCATTGAGTTCGTTGCTCGACCCAAACGGAGGATGAAGAACCACCTGATGCGCCTGAGCGACAAGCTGTTAGCGCGCAAGCGAGCGATCATCGAAACGGTGATTGACCAGTTGAAAAACATTTCTCAGATTGAGCACTCCCGCCATCGTAGCCCTGTTAATTTCACAGTGAATCTGCTGTGTGGATTAATTGCCTATTGCCATCAGCCCAAAAAGCCGTCTCTCAAGTTTGACTTTGCTCTTCCTCAATCGGCTTAA
- a CDS encoding AAA family ATPase — protein MASKIIAFFNQSGGVGKTTLTQNLGYALGQRSHRVLLVDMDPQASLTAFMGLHPYDINPTIANSLLTSEPLPIHKDLHQIDLAPANISLSGVEFQLISAMSREWKLKRVLEPISQDYDFILVDCPPS, from the coding sequence GTGGCGAGCAAAATAATCGCATTTTTCAATCAGTCGGGAGGAGTTGGCAAAACTACACTCACTCAAAATTTAGGCTATGCCTTGGGGCAGCGATCGCACCGAGTATTGCTAGTTGATATGGATCCTCAAGCGAGCCTGACAGCGTTTATGGGTTTACATCCCTACGACATTAACCCTACTATTGCCAATTCGCTTCTCACTAGCGAACCTTTACCAATACATAAAGACTTGCATCAGATTGATTTGGCACCTGCCAACATTTCACTAAGTGGTGTTGAGTTTCAGTTGATTTCGGCCATGTCTCGTGAATGGAAGCTCAAGCGCGTCCTTGAGCCAATTAGCCAAGATTATGACTTTATACTAGTTGATTGCCCACCTAGCTAA